In Armatimonadota bacterium, the genomic stretch TGAACGACTCCTCGAATCGTCGGATGTCCTCAAGTGGGTTGATAGCGATGATGTTGTGCATGTTTTCTCAAGTGGGCCCCCTTCACGGGGCCTTCATGTGATACATACGCCAGCATATAACCTGAGTGTTTCAGTGTCAAGATAATTTTCAAGTTTGCAGTGAATTCTATGGTAAATTCTATGTATGATCGATCTCACTCGCATCCATCCCGTCACTGACTTCGTTCGGAACTACAAGAGCTTTCTGACTCGAATCAAAGAGACGGGTCAGCCTGAAGTGCTGACCGTAAACGGGGTACCTGAAGCAGTCTTGGTCGACGCGAAGAGCTATCAGGAGATGGTCAATGCGCTTGAGCATGAGCGGTTCGTGAAAGCGGTCAACGAAGGAATCGCCGATATGAAGGCGGGTCGGGGTCAGCCTTTGGAAGAGTCTTTTGCGGACATTAGGCGGGAATACGGACTTGGCCGAGGCGAATGAAGTCGTACAAGATCATCCAACAAGACTCCGCAAAAGACGATGTTCGGAGATACGTCGATTACATCATCGGTCGGGAGAACTCGAGAGTGAATGCTGAACGGTGGCTAGCTGGATT encodes the following:
- a CDS encoding type II toxin-antitoxin system Phd/YefM family antitoxin; the protein is MIDLTRIHPVTDFVRNYKSFLTRIKETGQPEVLTVNGVPEAVLVDAKSYQEMVNALEHERFVKAVNEGIADMKAGRGQPLEESFADIRREYGLGRGE